One genomic window of Phoenix dactylifera cultivar Barhee BC4 chromosome 6, palm_55x_up_171113_PBpolish2nd_filt_p, whole genome shotgun sequence includes the following:
- the LOC103707522 gene encoding amino acid transporter AVT6A-like: MTVLPLARDGRKPRRPSRAPLLPKLGGGHEGADAAGEGGFDGASFSGAVFNLSTTVVGAGIMALPAAVKVLGLVPGLAMIVLGALLTEASIDMILRAGRPPSGPRATSYAAVVGDAFGSAGRALLQTCVVVNNLGMLIVYMIIIGDVLSGTSPSDGGDHHTGVLEGWFGRHWWTARSFVLLATTLLVFAPLISFKRVDSLRYTSALSVALALVFVVVTAGIAVVKLMDGSAGLPRLLPEILNQASFWKLFTTVPILVTAYICQYSVHPIENELKDPSQMKSITRATMCLCSTVYVATSLFGFMLFGEETMDDVLANFDADLGFPTYGALLSGIVRVSYVLHLMLVFPIIFYSLRLNLDGLLFPLAIPLTYDGQRFAAITVGLMGAVFCGANFVPSIWDAFQFTGATAAVAIGFIFPAAVALRDVYEVMTRKDKVLACFMILLAVSSSTIAISSDIYGIFTNESGS, encoded by the exons ATGACGGTCCTGCCCCTCGCCCGCGACGGCAGGAAGCCCCGCCGGCCAAGCCGCGCCCCGCTCCTCCCCAAGCTCGGCGGAGGCCACGAGGGCGCTGATGCCGCCGGCGAAGGCGGGTTCGATGGCGCCTCCTTCTCCGGCGCCGTCTTCAACCTCTCCACCACCGTCGTGGGCGCGGGGATCATGGCCCTCCCGGCCGCCGTCAAGGTGCTCGGCCTCGTCCCGGGCCTCGCCATGATCGTCCTCGGCGCCCTCCTCACCGAGGCCTCCATCGACATGATCCTCCGCGCCGGCCGGCCGCCGTCGGGCCCCCGGGCCACCTCCTACGCCGCCGTCGTCGGCGACGCCTTCGGCAGCGCCGGTCGGGCCCTCCTCCAAACCTGCGTCGTCGTCAACAACCTCGGCATGCTCATCGTCTACATGATCATCATCG GGGACGTGTTATCCGGGACGTCACCATCGGACGGCGGAGATCACCACACGGGCGTGCTGGAGGGGTGGTTCGGCCGGCACTGGTGGACCGCTCGCTCCTTCGTGCTGCTCGCCACCACCCTCTTGGTCTTCGCCCCTCTCATCTCCTTCAAGCGCGTGG ATTCGCTGCGGTACACGTCGGCGCTGTCGGTGGCGCTGGCGCTAGTCTTTGTGGTCGTCACCGCGGGGATCGCCGTCGTCAAGTTGATGGATGGCAGCGCCGGCCTGCCGAGACTGCTCCCGGAAATTCTGAACCAGGCTTCTTTCTGGAAGCTCTTCACCACCGTGCCGATTCTGGTCACTGCTTACATCTGCCAGTACAGTG TGCACCCGATTGAGAATGAGCTCAAGGACCCAAGCCAGATGAAGTCCATAACTCGTGCCACAATGTGTCTGTGCTCGACCGTGTATGTGGCTACAAGCCTGTTTGGATTCATGTTGTTTGGGGAGGAAACAATGGACGACGTTCTGGCCAACTTTGACGCAGACCTGGGCTTCCCCACCTATGGTGCCCTCCTCAGTGGCATAGTGAGGGTGAGCTATGTGTTGCACCTGATGCTGGTGTTTCCCATCATCTTCTACTCCCTTCGCCTCAACCTTGATGGCCTCCTCTTCCCACTGGCCATCCCCCTCACCTATGATGGGCAGAGATTTGCTGCCATCACAGTGGGGCTGATGGGAGCAGTGTTTTGCGGTGCTAACTTCGTGCCCAGCATATGGGATGCGTTTCAGTTCACAGGCGCAACTGCGGCGGTGGCCATCGGCTTCATCTTCCCTGCAGCTGTTGCACTCAG GGATGTTTATGAAGTCATGACGAGGAAGGACAAGGTTTTGGCGTGCTTCATGATACTATTGGCGGTTTCTTCCAGCACTATCGCCATATCCAGCGACATCTATGGTATCTTTACAAATGAAAGCGGCAGCTAA